A DNA window from Falco peregrinus isolate bFalPer1 chromosome 8, bFalPer1.pri, whole genome shotgun sequence contains the following coding sequences:
- the RUFY1 gene encoding RUN and FYVE domain-containing protein 1 isoform X1: MAEGESRTASAAEIKEDFEIIDKKQIPNATELKNEEKEKTEEARWSAPILSLAKKASENLALSYGSALKSASLVGFISKPVSNDSTAKTSARYHAMEERANLMNMMKLSIKILIQSALSLGRTLDSDFPPLQQFFVVLEHCLKHGLKAKKTFIGQNKSFFGPLELVEKLCPEASNVTTSVKNLPELKTAVGRGRAWLYLALMQKKLADYLKVLLDHKHLLSEFYEPDALMMEEEGAVIVGLLVGLNVIDANLCLKGEDLDSQVGVIDFSLYLKETQDSDGKQDGGITAVLDQKHYVEELNRHLSCTVADLQNKIDCLEKTNSKLQEELAAATDRIGSLQEEQQQLKQQNELIRERSEKSVEVTKEDTKVELDTYKQSRQGLDEMYSDVWKQLKEEKKIRLELEKELELQIGMKTEMEIAMKLLEKDTHEKQDTLVALRQQLEEVKAINLQMFHKSQNAECSLQQKTEAISSFEGKTNEMMSSMKQMEERLQHAEKARQDAEERCNKMKQELAGRLDTCRQQMSQLDSKCSTLEKELKSEKEQRQTLQRELHQEKDATTLLKTELQQMEGLKKELRKLQDEKQQLEKVCEEQEQALQEMGLHLSQSKLKMEDIKEVNKALKGHTWLKDDEATHCKQCEKEFSISRRKHHCRNCGDIFCNTCSSNELALPSYPKPVRVCDTCHTLLLQRCSSNSS; encoded by the exons ATGGCCGAAGGGGAGAGCCGTACCGCATCTGCCGCGGAAATAAAAGAAGACTTCGAGATTATCGACAAAAAACAGATTCCTAACGCGACTGAATTGAAAAAcgaggaaaaagagaaaacgGAGGAAGCGAGGTGGTCCGCTCCGATCTTGTCACTGGCCAAGAAAGCCTCGGAAAACTTGGCGCTGAGCTATGGCAGCGCTCTGAAGTCTGCATCTTTGGTAGGATTCATATCCAAACCAGTCAGCAatgacagcacagcaaaaacaa GTGCGCGGTACCACGCCATGGAGGAGCGCGCCAACCTCATGAACATGATGAAGCTCAGTATCAAAATCCTCATCCAGTCGGCCCTGAGCCTGGGCCGGACCCTGGACTCCGACTTCCCTCCCTTGCAGCAGTTCTTCGTGGTGCTGGAGCACTGCCTCAAGCACGGGCTGAAAG CAAAGAAGACTTTTATTGGACAGAACAAATCGTTTTTTGGTCCTTTGGAACTAGTGGAAAAACTTTGTCCTGAAGCGTCAAATGTAACAACTAGTGTTAAAAATCTGCCGGAGTTGAA gactgctgtgggaagaggaagagctTGGCTTTATCTAGCACTCATGCAAAAGAAACTGGCAGATTATCTCAAAGTACTCTTGGACCATAAGCATCTATTAAG TGAATTTTACGAACCTGATGCGTTGatgatggaggaggaaggagcagtcATTGTGGGTCTGCTAGTTGGACTGAATGTTATTGATGCAAACCTTTGCTTGAAAGGAGAAGACCTGGATTCCCAG gtTGGAGTGATCGATTTTTCCTTGTACCTTAAGGAAACACAGGACAGTGATGGAAAACA AGATGGAGGGATTACAGCTGTCCTTGACCAGAAGCATTATGTGGAAGAGCTGAACCGACATCTAAG TTGCACAGTTGCAGATCTTCAGAACAAAATAGACTGTTTAGAAAAGACCAATTCAAAACTCCAGGAAGAG CTTGCAGCAGCAACTGACCGAATTGGATCACttcaggaagagcagcagcagttgaaACAACAAAATGAATTAATTCGTGAACGGAGTGAAAAAAGTGTAGAG GTAACAAAAGAGGATACAAAAGTAGAATTGGATACTTACAAGCAGTCGCGCCAGGGTCTTGATGAAATGTACAGTGATGTTTGGAAGCagttgaaagaagaaaaaaaaattaggctg GAACTAGAGAAAGAGTTGGAGCTACAAATTGGaatgaaaacagagatggaAATTGCCATgaaacttctggaaaaagaTACTCATGAAAAACAAGACACTTTAGTTGCACTTCGCCAACAGTTAGAAGAAGTGAAGGCTATTAACTTGCAGATGTTTCACAAATCTCAG AATGCAGAGTGTTCAttacaacagaaaactgaagcaatatcctcttttgaaggaaaaacGAATGAGATGATGTCCTCTATGAAACAAATGGAAGAGAG ACTGCAGCATGCAGAAAAGGCGAGGCAGGATGCGGAAGAAAGGTGCAACAAGATGAAGCAAGAGCTTGCTGGCAGGCTTGACACTTGTCGGCAACAGATGTCCCAACTGGACAGCAAATG ctcaACGCTGGAAAAGGAGTTAAAATCTGAAAAGGAACAGAGACAAACTTTGCAAAGAGAACTGCACCAAGAGAAGGATGCTACCACTCTGCTTAAAACAGAATTGCAGCAAATGGAAGGACTGAAAAAG GAGCTGAGAAAACTGCAAGATGAGAAGCAGCAGTTAGAGAAGGTCTGCGAGGAGCAGGAGCAAGCTCTTCAAGAAATGGGACTTCATCTCAGCCA atCAAAGTTGAAGATGGAAGATATTAAAGAAGTAAATAAAGCGCTAAAG GGTCATACCTGGCTGAAGGATGATGAAGCAACACACTGCAAGCAATGTGAAAAGGAATTCTCTATCTCAAGAAGGAAG CATCACTGCAGAAACTGTGGGGACATCTTCTGCAACACCTGTTCCAGTAACGAACTGGCACTGCCATCGTATCCTAAACCTGTCCGTGTTTGCGATACTTGTCACACTTTACTTCTTCAGCGCTGTTCCTCTAATTCCTCCTAA
- the RUFY1 gene encoding RUN and FYVE domain-containing protein 1 isoform X2, with protein MAPGAAWDPPSPRSVSRELGGRRRCVRCRRGNAGGEGSPRPAAGAALRPRRPGARYHAMEERANLMNMMKLSIKILIQSALSLGRTLDSDFPPLQQFFVVLEHCLKHGLKAKKTFIGQNKSFFGPLELVEKLCPEASNVTTSVKNLPELKTAVGRGRAWLYLALMQKKLADYLKVLLDHKHLLSEFYEPDALMMEEEGAVIVGLLVGLNVIDANLCLKGEDLDSQVGVIDFSLYLKETQDSDGKQDGGITAVLDQKHYVEELNRHLSCTVADLQNKIDCLEKTNSKLQEELAAATDRIGSLQEEQQQLKQQNELIRERSEKSVEVTKEDTKVELDTYKQSRQGLDEMYSDVWKQLKEEKKIRLELEKELELQIGMKTEMEIAMKLLEKDTHEKQDTLVALRQQLEEVKAINLQMFHKSQNAECSLQQKTEAISSFEGKTNEMMSSMKQMEERLQHAEKARQDAEERCNKMKQELAGRLDTCRQQMSQLDSKCSTLEKELKSEKEQRQTLQRELHQEKDATTLLKTELQQMEGLKKELRKLQDEKQQLEKVCEEQEQALQEMGLHLSQSKLKMEDIKEVNKALKGHTWLKDDEATHCKQCEKEFSISRRKHHCRNCGDIFCNTCSSNELALPSYPKPVRVCDTCHTLLLQRCSSNSS; from the exons ATGGCGCCCGGCGCAGCGTGGGACCCACCCTCGCCGCGCTCGGTCTCGCGAGAGttgggggggcggcggcgctgcgTGCGCTGTCGCCGTGGTAACGCGGGCGGGGAGGGGTCGCCtcggcccgcggcgggggctgccctgcggccccgccgcccAG GTGCGCGGTACCACGCCATGGAGGAGCGCGCCAACCTCATGAACATGATGAAGCTCAGTATCAAAATCCTCATCCAGTCGGCCCTGAGCCTGGGCCGGACCCTGGACTCCGACTTCCCTCCCTTGCAGCAGTTCTTCGTGGTGCTGGAGCACTGCCTCAAGCACGGGCTGAAAG CAAAGAAGACTTTTATTGGACAGAACAAATCGTTTTTTGGTCCTTTGGAACTAGTGGAAAAACTTTGTCCTGAAGCGTCAAATGTAACAACTAGTGTTAAAAATCTGCCGGAGTTGAA gactgctgtgggaagaggaagagctTGGCTTTATCTAGCACTCATGCAAAAGAAACTGGCAGATTATCTCAAAGTACTCTTGGACCATAAGCATCTATTAAG TGAATTTTACGAACCTGATGCGTTGatgatggaggaggaaggagcagtcATTGTGGGTCTGCTAGTTGGACTGAATGTTATTGATGCAAACCTTTGCTTGAAAGGAGAAGACCTGGATTCCCAG gtTGGAGTGATCGATTTTTCCTTGTACCTTAAGGAAACACAGGACAGTGATGGAAAACA AGATGGAGGGATTACAGCTGTCCTTGACCAGAAGCATTATGTGGAAGAGCTGAACCGACATCTAAG TTGCACAGTTGCAGATCTTCAGAACAAAATAGACTGTTTAGAAAAGACCAATTCAAAACTCCAGGAAGAG CTTGCAGCAGCAACTGACCGAATTGGATCACttcaggaagagcagcagcagttgaaACAACAAAATGAATTAATTCGTGAACGGAGTGAAAAAAGTGTAGAG GTAACAAAAGAGGATACAAAAGTAGAATTGGATACTTACAAGCAGTCGCGCCAGGGTCTTGATGAAATGTACAGTGATGTTTGGAAGCagttgaaagaagaaaaaaaaattaggctg GAACTAGAGAAAGAGTTGGAGCTACAAATTGGaatgaaaacagagatggaAATTGCCATgaaacttctggaaaaagaTACTCATGAAAAACAAGACACTTTAGTTGCACTTCGCCAACAGTTAGAAGAAGTGAAGGCTATTAACTTGCAGATGTTTCACAAATCTCAG AATGCAGAGTGTTCAttacaacagaaaactgaagcaatatcctcttttgaaggaaaaacGAATGAGATGATGTCCTCTATGAAACAAATGGAAGAGAG ACTGCAGCATGCAGAAAAGGCGAGGCAGGATGCGGAAGAAAGGTGCAACAAGATGAAGCAAGAGCTTGCTGGCAGGCTTGACACTTGTCGGCAACAGATGTCCCAACTGGACAGCAAATG ctcaACGCTGGAAAAGGAGTTAAAATCTGAAAAGGAACAGAGACAAACTTTGCAAAGAGAACTGCACCAAGAGAAGGATGCTACCACTCTGCTTAAAACAGAATTGCAGCAAATGGAAGGACTGAAAAAG GAGCTGAGAAAACTGCAAGATGAGAAGCAGCAGTTAGAGAAGGTCTGCGAGGAGCAGGAGCAAGCTCTTCAAGAAATGGGACTTCATCTCAGCCA atCAAAGTTGAAGATGGAAGATATTAAAGAAGTAAATAAAGCGCTAAAG GGTCATACCTGGCTGAAGGATGATGAAGCAACACACTGCAAGCAATGTGAAAAGGAATTCTCTATCTCAAGAAGGAAG CATCACTGCAGAAACTGTGGGGACATCTTCTGCAACACCTGTTCCAGTAACGAACTGGCACTGCCATCGTATCCTAAACCTGTCCGTGTTTGCGATACTTGTCACACTTTACTTCTTCAGCGCTGTTCCTCTAATTCCTCCTAA
- the RUFY1 gene encoding RUN and FYVE domain-containing protein 1 isoform X3 gives MEERANLMNMMKLSIKILIQSALSLGRTLDSDFPPLQQFFVVLEHCLKHGLKAKKTFIGQNKSFFGPLELVEKLCPEASNVTTSVKNLPELKTAVGRGRAWLYLALMQKKLADYLKVLLDHKHLLSEFYEPDALMMEEEGAVIVGLLVGLNVIDANLCLKGEDLDSQVGVIDFSLYLKETQDSDGKQDGGITAVLDQKHYVEELNRHLSCTVADLQNKIDCLEKTNSKLQEELAAATDRIGSLQEEQQQLKQQNELIRERSEKSVEVTKEDTKVELDTYKQSRQGLDEMYSDVWKQLKEEKKIRLELEKELELQIGMKTEMEIAMKLLEKDTHEKQDTLVALRQQLEEVKAINLQMFHKSQNAECSLQQKTEAISSFEGKTNEMMSSMKQMEERLQHAEKARQDAEERCNKMKQELAGRLDTCRQQMSQLDSKCSTLEKELKSEKEQRQTLQRELHQEKDATTLLKTELQQMEGLKKELRKLQDEKQQLEKVCEEQEQALQEMGLHLSQSKLKMEDIKEVNKALKGHTWLKDDEATHCKQCEKEFSISRRKHHCRNCGDIFCNTCSSNELALPSYPKPVRVCDTCHTLLLQRCSSNSS, from the exons ATGGAGGAGCGCGCCAACCTCATGAACATGATGAAGCTCAGTATCAAAATCCTCATCCAGTCGGCCCTGAGCCTGGGCCGGACCCTGGACTCCGACTTCCCTCCCTTGCAGCAGTTCTTCGTGGTGCTGGAGCACTGCCTCAAGCACGGGCTGAAAG CAAAGAAGACTTTTATTGGACAGAACAAATCGTTTTTTGGTCCTTTGGAACTAGTGGAAAAACTTTGTCCTGAAGCGTCAAATGTAACAACTAGTGTTAAAAATCTGCCGGAGTTGAA gactgctgtgggaagaggaagagctTGGCTTTATCTAGCACTCATGCAAAAGAAACTGGCAGATTATCTCAAAGTACTCTTGGACCATAAGCATCTATTAAG TGAATTTTACGAACCTGATGCGTTGatgatggaggaggaaggagcagtcATTGTGGGTCTGCTAGTTGGACTGAATGTTATTGATGCAAACCTTTGCTTGAAAGGAGAAGACCTGGATTCCCAG gtTGGAGTGATCGATTTTTCCTTGTACCTTAAGGAAACACAGGACAGTGATGGAAAACA AGATGGAGGGATTACAGCTGTCCTTGACCAGAAGCATTATGTGGAAGAGCTGAACCGACATCTAAG TTGCACAGTTGCAGATCTTCAGAACAAAATAGACTGTTTAGAAAAGACCAATTCAAAACTCCAGGAAGAG CTTGCAGCAGCAACTGACCGAATTGGATCACttcaggaagagcagcagcagttgaaACAACAAAATGAATTAATTCGTGAACGGAGTGAAAAAAGTGTAGAG GTAACAAAAGAGGATACAAAAGTAGAATTGGATACTTACAAGCAGTCGCGCCAGGGTCTTGATGAAATGTACAGTGATGTTTGGAAGCagttgaaagaagaaaaaaaaattaggctg GAACTAGAGAAAGAGTTGGAGCTACAAATTGGaatgaaaacagagatggaAATTGCCATgaaacttctggaaaaagaTACTCATGAAAAACAAGACACTTTAGTTGCACTTCGCCAACAGTTAGAAGAAGTGAAGGCTATTAACTTGCAGATGTTTCACAAATCTCAG AATGCAGAGTGTTCAttacaacagaaaactgaagcaatatcctcttttgaaggaaaaacGAATGAGATGATGTCCTCTATGAAACAAATGGAAGAGAG ACTGCAGCATGCAGAAAAGGCGAGGCAGGATGCGGAAGAAAGGTGCAACAAGATGAAGCAAGAGCTTGCTGGCAGGCTTGACACTTGTCGGCAACAGATGTCCCAACTGGACAGCAAATG ctcaACGCTGGAAAAGGAGTTAAAATCTGAAAAGGAACAGAGACAAACTTTGCAAAGAGAACTGCACCAAGAGAAGGATGCTACCACTCTGCTTAAAACAGAATTGCAGCAAATGGAAGGACTGAAAAAG GAGCTGAGAAAACTGCAAGATGAGAAGCAGCAGTTAGAGAAGGTCTGCGAGGAGCAGGAGCAAGCTCTTCAAGAAATGGGACTTCATCTCAGCCA atCAAAGTTGAAGATGGAAGATATTAAAGAAGTAAATAAAGCGCTAAAG GGTCATACCTGGCTGAAGGATGATGAAGCAACACACTGCAAGCAATGTGAAAAGGAATTCTCTATCTCAAGAAGGAAG CATCACTGCAGAAACTGTGGGGACATCTTCTGCAACACCTGTTCCAGTAACGAACTGGCACTGCCATCGTATCCTAAACCTGTCCGTGTTTGCGATACTTGTCACACTTTACTTCTTCAGCGCTGTTCCTCTAATTCCTCCTAA